A section of the Metabacillus endolithicus genome encodes:
- the def gene encoding peptide deformylase: MAVKQIVMFPDEVLERPCDKVTVFDKKLTKLLGDMYDTMIENDGVGLAAPQIGISQQIAIVDIDDHHGTIELINPEIIEQRGKQTGPEGCLSFPGLFGEVSRADYVKVSTYNRKGKVKVIEAEGFLARAIQHEMDHLEGILFTSKVEKYLEEEDLESAEG; encoded by the coding sequence TTGGCTGTAAAACAGATTGTTATGTTTCCGGATGAAGTATTAGAAAGGCCGTGTGACAAAGTAACAGTTTTTGATAAAAAATTGACAAAGCTCTTAGGTGATATGTACGATACCATGATAGAAAATGATGGGGTAGGTTTAGCTGCACCACAGATAGGCATTTCTCAACAAATTGCGATTGTTGATATAGATGATCACCACGGGACAATTGAGTTAATTAACCCTGAAATAATAGAGCAACGCGGGAAGCAAACAGGTCCTGAAGGATGTTTGAGCTTTCCAGGTTTATTTGGCGAAGTAAGCCGGGCGGATTATGTAAAAGTTAGTACATATAATCGTAAAGGAAAAGTGAAAGTAATCGAGGCTGAAGGGTTTCTTGCTCGTGCCATTCAACACGAAATGGATCACTTAGAAGGAATTTTATTTACATCAAAAGTAGAAAAATATTTAGAAGAAGAAGATCTTGAAAGTGCGGAAGGATGA
- the fmt gene encoding methionyl-tRNA formyltransferase, whose protein sequence is MTKIVFMGTPDFSVPVLRRLVEEVYNVVGVVTQPDRPKGRKKTLTPPPVKVEAEKHNIKVLQPEKIRHEVETVLELEPDLIVTAAFGQILPKELLEAPKHGCINVHASLLPELRGGAPIHYSILQGKTKTGITIMYMAEKLDAGDILTQAEVKIDEKDTVGTLHDKLSEAGVKLLIDTIPPLLEGKIVPQKQDDSKATFASNIKREQEKIDWTKPGEEIYNQIRGLNPWPVAFTSFQNQPLKIWWSEKVVNKNESTPGTIIGFDQDGIVVATGNDTAIKIMELQPSGKKRMRGEDYLRGTTMTVGEKLGDEDEKQNDRT, encoded by the coding sequence ATGACAAAAATTGTTTTTATGGGAACACCTGATTTTTCTGTTCCGGTTTTAAGAAGACTGGTTGAAGAGGTTTATAATGTTGTAGGAGTTGTTACTCAACCTGATCGTCCAAAAGGAAGGAAGAAAACATTAACTCCTCCTCCTGTTAAAGTTGAAGCAGAGAAACATAATATTAAAGTTCTTCAACCAGAAAAAATTCGTCATGAAGTTGAAACTGTTTTGGAATTGGAACCAGATTTAATTGTAACAGCTGCTTTTGGTCAAATTTTACCTAAAGAGCTCTTAGAAGCCCCTAAACATGGATGTATTAATGTTCATGCTTCACTGTTACCAGAATTAAGAGGTGGAGCACCAATTCATTATTCAATCTTACAAGGAAAAACTAAAACAGGTATTACCATCATGTATATGGCTGAAAAGCTGGATGCTGGTGATATTTTAACACAAGCTGAAGTTAAAATTGATGAAAAAGATACAGTAGGTACTCTCCATGACAAGCTTAGTGAAGCAGGAGTTAAGCTCTTAATAGATACTATTCCACCATTATTAGAAGGGAAAATAGTACCACAAAAGCAGGATGATTCTAAAGCTACTTTTGCTTCTAATATTAAACGGGAACAAGAAAAGATTGATTGGACGAAGCCTGGAGAGGAAATATATAACCAAATAAGAGGACTTAACCCATGGCCAGTTGCGTTTACTAGCTTTCAAAATCAACCACTAAAAATATGGTGGAGTGAGAAGGTCGTAAATAAAAATGAATCTACTCCAGGAACGATTATTGGATTTGACCAAGATGGGATTGTTGTTGCAACAGGAAATGATACTGCGATAAAAATAATGGAGTTACAACCTTCAGGTAAAAAAAGAATGCGTGGGGAAGATTATTTAAGAGGTACCACAATGACAGTTGGTGAGAAATTAGGCGATGAAGATGAAAAACAAAATGACCGTACGTGA
- the rsmB gene encoding 16S rRNA (cytosine(967)-C(5))-methyltransferase RsmB — translation MKMKNKMTVRDVAVETLLQIEKNQAYSNLLLNSMIKKYQVNTKDISLLTEIVYGTLQRKDTLDYYLENFIKKTKKIDAWVRILLRISVYQMVYLDRVPERAIFFEAVEIAKKRGHKGISSFVNGVLRSLQREGLSDINQIADSVERLSIKTSHPKWLVEKWIDQYGYEETEKMCEANLTPPSQTARVNQTKMTVDELMKTLNQNGVSVEHGDLAVDAIKGTKGNLALTDAFSEGFLTIQDESSMLVARALNPQIGETILDACAAPGGKSTHIAERMGGTGTVHSLDLHEHKVKLIKQQAERLNLTNIQAEALDSRLAGDRFEKNKFDRILVDAPCSGFGVIRRKPDIKYTKSPEDVLKLAELQKNILHAVAPLLKSNGVLVYSTCTIDREENTDVIQSFLKHHPEFELDQGAIHHFPEKLHPYFKDGEVQLLPHYFGTDGFYIVCLRKKG, via the coding sequence ATGAAGATGAAAAACAAAATGACCGTACGTGATGTGGCTGTTGAAACATTACTTCAAATTGAAAAAAATCAAGCATACAGTAACTTACTTTTAAATTCTATGATTAAGAAATATCAAGTGAATACAAAGGATATTTCTTTGTTAACTGAAATTGTATATGGAACTTTACAACGAAAAGATACCCTTGATTATTATTTAGAGAACTTTATAAAGAAAACAAAAAAAATCGATGCGTGGGTAAGAATTTTGCTTCGCATTTCAGTTTATCAAATGGTTTATCTAGATCGTGTACCGGAGCGAGCCATTTTTTTTGAAGCAGTAGAAATTGCTAAAAAAAGAGGACATAAGGGAATTTCTTCTTTTGTCAATGGTGTACTAAGATCGCTCCAAAGAGAGGGTTTATCAGATATAAATCAGATTGCTGATTCTGTTGAAAGACTCTCGATTAAAACGAGTCACCCAAAATGGTTAGTAGAAAAGTGGATAGATCAGTATGGGTATGAAGAAACAGAAAAAATGTGTGAAGCTAATCTAACACCACCATCACAAACTGCGCGAGTAAATCAAACAAAAATGACAGTTGATGAACTAATGAAGACATTAAATCAAAATGGAGTAAGTGTAGAACATGGTGATCTTGCAGTTGATGCAATTAAAGGGACAAAAGGAAACCTTGCCTTGACTGATGCGTTCTCTGAAGGTTTTTTAACAATTCAGGATGAAAGTTCAATGCTGGTTGCAAGAGCGCTGAATCCACAAATTGGTGAAACAATTTTAGATGCTTGTGCTGCTCCTGGAGGAAAGTCTACTCATATAGCTGAAAGAATGGGAGGAACAGGTACTGTTCACTCATTGGATCTTCATGAGCACAAAGTAAAGCTAATTAAACAACAAGCAGAACGACTTAATTTAACAAATATTCAAGCAGAGGCTTTAGATAGTAGACTTGCAGGAGACCGTTTTGAGAAAAATAAGTTTGACCGAATTTTAGTAGATGCGCCATGCTCGGGATTTGGTGTTATTCGAAGAAAGCCGGATATAAAATATACAAAATCTCCTGAGGATGTTCTAAAGCTTGCAGAGTTACAGAAAAATATCTTACATGCTGTTGCCCCTTTATTAAAAAGTAATGGTGTGTTAGTTTATAGTACGTGTACAATTGACCGAGAAGAAAACACGGATGTTATTCAATCATTTTTAAAACATCATCCTGAGTTTGAACTTGATCAGGGTGCAATTCATCATTTTCCTGAAAAGCTTCATCCATATTTTAAGGATGGAGAAGTACAACTGTTACCACATTACTTTGGAACAGACGGATTTTATATAGTATGTTTACGAAAGAAGGGTTAA
- the rlmN gene encoding 23S rRNA (adenine(2503)-C(2))-methyltransferase RlmN: MFTKEGLKLEQAKATRTKKDNLEKNSNPSIYSLELHELEDWLKEHGEKAFRANQVFEWLYTKRATSFEDMSNLSKSLRTLLSENFTLTTLNTLIQQTSKDGTIKFLFELHDGYSIETVLMRHEYGNSVCVTTQVGCRIGCTFCASTLGGLKRNLEAGEIVAQVVKVQQALDEFEERVSHVVIMGIGEPFDNYDEMMSFLKIINHDKGLNIGARHITVSTSGIIPKIYKFADEKLQINFAISLHAPNTELRTKLMPINKAYKLPDLMEAVRYYVDKTGRRVSFEYGLFGGENDQVEHAEELAQLVKGLKCHINLIPVNYVPERNYVRTPKEQIKLFEDTLKKHGVNVTTRREQGHDIDAACGQLRAKERKEETR; the protein is encoded by the coding sequence ATGTTTACGAAAGAAGGGTTAAAATTGGAACAAGCAAAAGCAACGAGAACTAAAAAAGACAACTTAGAGAAGAATAGCAACCCATCCATTTATTCTTTGGAACTTCATGAGCTTGAAGATTGGTTAAAAGAACATGGAGAAAAAGCGTTCAGAGCGAACCAGGTTTTTGAATGGCTTTACACAAAGCGGGCAACAAGCTTTGAGGATATGTCAAATCTCTCAAAGAGCTTGAGAACACTATTAAGTGAGAATTTTACTTTAACAACATTAAATACTTTAATTCAACAAACATCAAAAGACGGGACAATTAAGTTTCTTTTTGAACTTCATGATGGATACTCTATTGAAACGGTTTTAATGAGACATGAATATGGGAATTCTGTATGTGTAACGACACAAGTTGGGTGTAGAATTGGCTGTACATTCTGTGCTTCAACTTTAGGTGGTTTAAAAAGAAATTTAGAAGCTGGAGAAATTGTTGCTCAAGTTGTAAAAGTTCAACAAGCCCTTGACGAATTTGAAGAGCGTGTCAGTCATGTAGTTATTATGGGAATAGGTGAGCCTTTTGATAATTATGATGAAATGATGTCATTCTTAAAAATTATTAATCATGATAAAGGCTTAAATATTGGAGCGCGACACATTACAGTTTCTACTAGTGGAATTATTCCGAAAATTTATAAGTTTGCTGATGAAAAGCTGCAAATTAACTTTGCGATTTCTCTTCATGCACCAAATACTGAGCTGAGAACGAAGCTAATGCCCATTAATAAAGCATACAAACTACCAGATCTTATGGAAGCAGTAAGGTACTATGTAGATAAGACTGGACGACGTGTGAGTTTTGAATATGGGTTATTTGGTGGAGAAAATGATCAGGTAGAGCATGCTGAAGAACTTGCACAATTAGTGAAAGGGTTAAAATGTCATATTAATTTAATTCCAGTTAACTATGTACCTGAAAGAAACTATGTTCGTACACCAAAAGAGCAAATCAAACTATTTGAAGATACGCTTAAAAAGCACGGTGTTAATGTGACAACTAGAAGAGAACAAGGACATGATATTGATGCAGCGTGTGGCCAACTTCGAGCTAAGGAGCGTAAAGAGGAGACGAGGTGA
- a CDS encoding Stp1/IreP family PP2C-type Ser/Thr phosphatase, producing the protein MEHIFLTDRGKVRQHNEDSVGVFKNETGILAIVADGMGGHLAGDVASQMTISTFKELWEQAPTINGPSDAEAWLIEKVEEVNKTVYEHSLTNSECQGMGTTIVGVLVTPNFATIGHIGDSRCYLLNNSGFKQVTQDHSLVNELVRSGQISKEDAEHHPRKNVLLRALGTEQTVDLDVRTIELEENDVLLLCSDGLSNKISDETLEHELLQSKDLSHTANHLVQMANDNGGEDNISIIILKKSTNKLGEDPC; encoded by the coding sequence TTGGAACACATTTTTTTGACTGACAGGGGAAAGGTTAGACAACATAACGAAGATAGTGTTGGCGTGTTTAAAAATGAAACGGGGATATTAGCAATAGTAGCCGATGGTATGGGTGGTCATTTGGCTGGAGATGTTGCAAGTCAAATGACAATCTCTACTTTTAAGGAATTATGGGAACAAGCTCCAACTATTAATGGACCAAGTGATGCTGAAGCTTGGTTAATCGAAAAAGTGGAAGAAGTGAATAAAACTGTTTATGAGCATTCTCTAACTAATTCGGAATGTCAAGGAATGGGGACAACCATAGTTGGAGTTTTGGTTACACCTAATTTTGCCACTATCGGTCATATCGGAGATAGTCGCTGCTACCTTTTAAATAATAGTGGCTTTAAACAAGTTACACAAGATCATTCACTTGTTAACGAATTGGTAAGATCAGGTCAAATTTCTAAGGAAGATGCAGAACATCATCCTCGTAAAAATGTTCTTTTAAGAGCATTAGGAACTGAACAAACGGTTGATCTTGATGTTAGAACAATTGAACTAGAGGAAAATGATGTACTATTGCTTTGTTCTGATGGATTGTCAAATAAAATATCTGACGAGACATTGGAGCATGAGTTACTTCAATCTAAAGATTTGTCTCATACTGCAAACCATTTAGTACAAATGGCAAATGATAATGGAGGGGAAGATAATATTTCCATTATCATACTAAAAAAGTCGACAAATAAATTAGGTGAAGATCCGTGCTAA
- the rsgA gene encoding ribosome small subunit-dependent GTPase A, producing MPQGKIVKALSGFYYVQDQERLVQCRGRGVFRKNKITPLVGDEVEYQAENDLEGYILEVFERKNELVRPPICNVDQAILVFSAVEPDFSPTLLDRFLVLIEANEIIPIIVISKTDLISSDKIRGEVQSYAKDYENAGYTVLLTSTVESTVENDLLPYLNDHISVFAGQSGVGKSSLLNVLRPDLELKTNDISSHLGRGKHTTRHVELISVGTGFVADTPGFSSLDFTGIEVEDLSYCFPEMRERSSSCKFRGCTHVKEPKCAVKEAVEKGEIPQYRYEHYLTFVEEIKDRKPRY from the coding sequence ATGCCACAAGGGAAAATTGTGAAGGCTCTTAGTGGTTTTTACTATGTTCAAGATCAAGAGAGATTAGTTCAGTGTAGAGGAAGAGGTGTATTTAGGAAGAATAAGATAACACCTCTTGTAGGCGACGAGGTAGAATATCAAGCCGAAAATGACTTGGAAGGATATATTCTTGAAGTCTTTGAACGAAAAAATGAACTTGTAAGACCACCTATTTGTAATGTTGATCAAGCTATTCTTGTATTTTCTGCAGTAGAGCCTGATTTTAGTCCAACGCTTCTTGATCGATTTCTTGTACTAATTGAAGCAAATGAGATCATTCCAATCATTGTTATTAGTAAAACAGATCTTATATCCTCTGATAAAATAAGAGGAGAAGTTCAGTCTTATGCAAAAGATTATGAAAATGCAGGTTATACCGTCTTGTTAACCTCAACGGTCGAATCAACAGTTGAAAATGATTTGCTACCGTATTTAAATGACCATATTTCAGTTTTTGCAGGTCAATCAGGGGTGGGGAAATCCTCTTTATTAAATGTATTAAGACCGGATCTAGAATTGAAAACGAATGATATTTCTTCCCATTTAGGGCGGGGGAAGCATACAACAAGACATGTTGAACTTATTTCAGTAGGAACAGGTTTTGTAGCAGATACTCCTGGTTTTAGTTCACTGGATTTTACAGGTATTGAGGTGGAAGATCTTTCATACTGTTTCCCAGAGATGCGTGAACGAAGTAGTAGCTGTAAATTCAGAGGATGCACTCATGTCAAAGAACCAAAATGTGCAGTAAAAGAGGCTGTTGAAAAAGGAGAAATACCACAATACCGATATGAGCATTATTTAACATTCGTGGAAGAGATAAAAGATAGAAAGCCGAGGTATTAA
- the rpe gene encoding ribulose-phosphate 3-epimerase gives MIKIAPSILSADFAKLGEEIKDVEKGGADYIHVDVMDGHFVPNITIGPLIVEAIRPVTKLPLDVHLMIEQPDLYIKEFVRAGADIITVHVEASKHLHRTIQLIKSEGVKAGVVLNPHTPIESILHILEDIDMVLFMTVNPGFGGQSFIPQVLPKIKALADMIKEKNLSVDIEVDGGINEETAKQCVAAGANVLVAGSFIYNKPDRHAAIQSLKQAVLS, from the coding sequence ATGATAAAAATTGCTCCATCGATTTTATCGGCAGATTTTGCTAAATTGGGAGAGGAAATCAAGGATGTTGAAAAGGGAGGTGCAGATTATATTCATGTTGATGTAATGGACGGCCACTTTGTTCCTAACATTACGATCGGACCACTTATTGTCGAGGCAATAAGACCAGTAACAAAGCTTCCTTTAGACGTTCATTTAATGATTGAACAACCTGATTTGTATATTAAAGAATTTGTCCGTGCAGGAGCCGATATTATCACTGTTCATGTAGAAGCTTCTAAACATCTGCACCGAACAATTCAACTTATTAAGTCTGAAGGAGTAAAAGCTGGTGTTGTGTTAAATCCACATACACCAATTGAGTCAATATTACACATTCTTGAGGATATTGATATGGTATTGTTTATGACTGTTAATCCGGGCTTCGGTGGGCAATCATTCATACCGCAAGTCTTACCTAAGATAAAGGCATTAGCTGATATGATTAAAGAAAAGAATCTTTCAGTTGATATAGAAGTTGATGGCGGGATTAATGAAGAAACAGCTAAGCAATGTGTTGCTGCTGGAGCAAATGTTTTAGTTGCCGGTTCTTTTATTTACAATAAGCCTGACCGTCATGCGGCAATTCAAAGTCTTAAGCAAGCAGTTCTATCTTAA
- a CDS encoding thiamine diphosphokinase → MKTIALVAGGPKENLADLTIFNQREIMWVGIDRGVRYIEEAGFTPANAFGDFDSISSEEHKKLKKDLPHLSTYPSEKDQTDTEIALEWAINQRPDQIYLFGATGGRIDHMLANLYLLMKSPSTLSKIECIDRQNHITLYGPGTYKVKRKNELRYISFIALTPDVVGLTLEGFKYPLKNCHIRLGSTLCISNELIYEVGTFSFLDGILIMIRSRD, encoded by the coding sequence ATGAAAACAATAGCACTAGTAGCAGGAGGTCCCAAGGAAAATCTTGCTGACTTAACAATATTTAATCAAAGAGAAATAATGTGGGTTGGGATAGATAGAGGTGTCCGTTATATTGAAGAAGCAGGATTTACACCTGCAAATGCATTTGGAGACTTTGATTCCATTTCGAGTGAAGAACATAAAAAGTTGAAAAAGGATCTTCCGCATTTATCTACATATCCTTCCGAAAAAGATCAAACAGATACTGAAATAGCTCTAGAATGGGCAATTAATCAAAGACCAGACCAAATTTATCTTTTTGGAGCCACTGGTGGACGAATTGATCATATGCTTGCAAATTTGTATCTCCTTATGAAATCACCCTCTACTCTATCAAAAATTGAATGTATTGATCGTCAAAATCATATCACGCTCTATGGCCCAGGAACATATAAAGTAAAGAGGAAAAATGAATTGCGTTATATTTCTTTTATCGCCTTAACCCCTGATGTCGTAGGCCTGACACTTGAAGGATTTAAATATCCTTTAAAAAATTGTCATATTAGGCTTGGCTCAACATTATGTATTAGTAATGAACTCATTTATGAAGTAGGTACTTTTTCTTTCCTAGACGGCATATTAATAATGATAAGAAGCCGAGATTAA
- the spoVM gene encoding stage V sporulation protein SpoVM, with translation MKFYTIKLPKFLGGIVRAMLGSFKKD, from the coding sequence ATGAAATTTTATACGATTAAGTTACCGAAGTTTTTAGGAGGAATAGTTCGAGCAATGCTCGGTTCGTTTAAAAAAGATTAA
- the rpmB gene encoding 50S ribosomal protein L28 — translation MARKCVVTGRKTRSGNARSHAMNANKRTWGANLQKVRILVNGKPKRVYVSARALRSGKVERV, via the coding sequence ATGGCACGTAAATGCGTTGTTACTGGTAGAAAAACTCGCTCAGGTAATGCACGTTCACACGCGATGAACGCTAACAAACGTACTTGGGGCGCAAACCTTCAAAAAGTTCGCATCTTAGTTAACGGTAAACCGAAAAGAGTATATGTATCTGCTCGCGCTTTAAGATCAGGTAAAGTTGAGCGAGTTTAA
- a CDS encoding Asp23/Gls24 family envelope stress response protein has product MSIELKTKYGQIDISNEVIATVAGGAAIDCYGIVGMASKNQIKDGLTDILRKENFSRGVIVRQDDDSINIDMYIIVSYGTKISEVAHNVQTKVKYTLDQTVGLAVDSVNIFVQGVRVANP; this is encoded by the coding sequence ATGTCCATTGAATTAAAAACAAAGTACGGACAAATCGATATTTCCAACGAGGTCATTGCAACTGTTGCAGGTGGAGCAGCGATCGACTGCTATGGTATTGTAGGAATGGCTTCAAAGAATCAAATAAAAGACGGTCTTACGGATATCCTAAGAAAAGAGAACTTTAGCAGAGGCGTAATCGTACGTCAAGATGACGATTCAATTAATATCGATATGTATATTATCGTCAGCTATGGTACAAAAATTTCTGAAGTCGCGCATAACGTTCAAACGAAAGTTAAGTATACGTTAGATCAGACGGTTGGACTTGCTGTTGATTCTGTTAATATTTTTGTACAAGGTGTTCGTGTAGCGAACCCATAG
- a CDS encoding DAK2 domain-containing protein yields the protein MSITTLDGKQFAEMILQGANHLSNNSKLVDALNVFPVPDGDTGTNMNLSMTSGAKEVRNNPSAHIGKTGNALSKGLLMGARGNSGVILSQLFRGFSKFIESKASINASEFAAALQAGVDTAYKAVMKPVEGTILTVAKDAAKAAVTAAQNETSIVKLMEITLKEAEASLKRTPDLLPVLKEVGVVDSGGQGLVFVYEGFLAVLKGEKLDTTNVATPSMDELVSAEHHKSVQSHINTEDIEFGYCTEFMVRFESGKTPFNEETFRQDLSHYGDSLLVIADDELAKVHIHAEHPGEVLSYGQKYGNLINMKIENMRQQHTDIVGEKPQVHSEQKIKKEKNKYGIITVSMGKGIAELFRSIGANEVIEGGQTMNPSTEDIVKAIHDVNAENIIILPNNSNIVMAAQQAASVVEENVIVVPSKTVPQGMAALLSFNPTVEPEEVGQIMSDALGNVKSGQITYAVRDTNIDGLDIAKGDFMGISNGKIVVTDRDQLSASKKLLSEMITEDDEILTIIQGEDASDEEVEQLLAFAEEQFEDVEIEVHKGEQPLYSYIFSVE from the coding sequence GTGTCTATTACAACTTTAGATGGTAAGCAATTTGCAGAAATGATCTTGCAAGGTGCTAACCACCTATCGAATAATTCGAAATTAGTCGATGCGTTAAACGTTTTTCCAGTTCCTGATGGTGACACTGGAACCAATATGAACCTATCTATGACATCAGGAGCAAAAGAGGTAAGAAATAATCCTTCTGCTCATATTGGGAAAACCGGTAATGCGCTTTCGAAAGGCTTATTAATGGGTGCCCGAGGAAATTCCGGCGTTATTCTATCGCAATTATTTAGAGGCTTTTCGAAGTTTATTGAATCAAAAGCAAGCATTAATGCAAGTGAATTTGCTGCAGCACTTCAAGCTGGTGTAGATACTGCTTATAAAGCGGTAATGAAGCCTGTTGAGGGGACAATTTTAACTGTAGCAAAAGATGCAGCTAAAGCTGCTGTAACTGCTGCACAAAATGAAACTTCGATTGTGAAACTTATGGAAATTACATTGAAAGAAGCTGAAGCATCATTAAAGCGTACTCCAGATCTACTTCCTGTGTTAAAAGAGGTAGGAGTGGTTGATAGTGGCGGACAGGGCCTTGTATTTGTTTATGAAGGATTTCTTGCAGTTCTAAAGGGTGAAAAACTTGATACAACAAATGTGGCGACACCTAGTATGGATGAGCTTGTTAGTGCTGAGCATCATAAAAGTGTACAAAGCCATATAAATACGGAAGATATTGAATTCGGATATTGTACGGAATTTATGGTGCGATTTGAAAGTGGAAAAACTCCTTTTAATGAAGAAACGTTTCGTCAAGATTTAAGTCATTATGGTGATTCTTTATTAGTAATTGCTGATGATGAATTAGCTAAAGTACATATACATGCTGAACATCCGGGTGAGGTTCTATCATATGGTCAGAAATATGGAAACCTTATCAATATGAAAATTGAAAATATGCGTCAACAACATACTGATATCGTAGGTGAAAAACCACAAGTTCATTCTGAACAGAAAATCAAGAAAGAAAAGAACAAATACGGTATCATAACAGTGTCAATGGGAAAAGGTATTGCTGAATTATTTAGAAGCATTGGTGCTAATGAGGTTATTGAAGGTGGCCAAACAATGAATCCAAGCACAGAGGATATTGTTAAGGCTATTCATGATGTGAATGCTGAAAATATTATTATTTTACCTAATAACTCAAACATTGTGATGGCTGCTCAACAGGCGGCATCAGTAGTGGAAGAAAATGTTATTGTTGTCCCTTCCAAAACTGTTCCACAAGGAATGGCTGCTTTACTTTCTTTCAATCCTACGGTTGAGCCTGAAGAAGTTGGACAAATTATGTCGGATGCATTAGGTAATGTTAAGAGCGGTCAAATTACTTATGCGGTACGTGATACGAACATTGATGGACTTGATATTGCAAAAGGCGATTTTATGGGAATATCCAATGGGAAGATTGTTGTTACTGATCGTGATCAGCTTTCAGCATCTAAAAAACTCCTTTCTGAAATGATTACAGAAGATGATGAAATTTTAACAATCATTCAAGGAGAAGATGCAAGTGATGAAGAAGTCGAGCAGCTTCTAGCATTTGCTGAAGAACAGTTTGAAGATGTTGAAATTGAAGTTCATAAAGGAGAACAACCACTATATTCTTATATTTTCTCTGTGGAATAA
- the sdaAB gene encoding L-serine ammonia-lyase, iron-sulfur-dependent subunit beta yields MKYRSVFDIIGPVMIGPSSSHTAGAARIGRVARTLFGREPKWVIISLYNSFAKTYKGHGTDVALVGGLLDFDTFDERIKSSLEIAKEKEIKITFIEEEAVADHPNTARLIIGDDYGQFELVGISIGGGKIEITELNGFELKLSGNHPALLVVHNDRFGVIAAVANVLAKYEINIGHMDVSRKEVGQLALMTIETDQNITNEVIEELKTLTNILQVTRIDD; encoded by the coding sequence ATGAAATATAGAAGTGTTTTTGACATAATTGGACCTGTTATGATCGGTCCGTCGAGTTCACATACAGCTGGTGCGGCAAGAATTGGACGTGTTGCACGAACATTGTTTGGACGTGAACCTAAATGGGTTATCATTTCCCTTTACAACTCTTTTGCTAAAACCTATAAGGGGCACGGTACAGATGTTGCTCTTGTAGGTGGTTTGCTTGATTTTGATACCTTTGACGAAAGAATAAAATCGTCATTAGAAATAGCTAAAGAGAAAGAAATTAAGATAACGTTTATAGAAGAAGAAGCAGTGGCAGACCATCCGAACACAGCTAGACTTATTATTGGTGATGACTATGGACAGTTTGAATTAGTTGGGATTTCAATAGGTGGAGGAAAGATTGAAATAACAGAACTAAATGGTTTTGAATTAAAATTATCAGGAAATCACCCTGCTTTACTGGTTGTGCATAACGATCGATTTGGTGTAATTGCCGCAGTTGCCAATGTGTTGGCAAAATATGAAATAAACATCGGACATATGGATGTGTCCAGAAAAGAAGTTGGTCAGCTTGCTTTAATGACAATTGAAACAGATCAGAACATTACAAATGAAGTAATTGAAGAATTAAAAACATTAACAAATATATTACAAGTAACAAGAATTGATGATTAA